GAAATAGGCCAAGTGTCTGCAACAAGAGCTGTGGAATAAGAGCACAAATGTGACACCCTCATTATTCTGCTTTCCGATAGAACGATCTAACCAATATGACGGAGTACTTGTACTAAAATTAACGTTTCCATTCTGAAAATCCTGAAATACGGAGCAGTCTCTGGGCGTAAACAGTGCAGTACCTGAACAGGATCCACAGTGTCTCTCACCACACACAGGATGTCAAACCGAGACACGATGGGCTCAGTCAGATCCACGTTTTCGGAAAAGGTTAAAGACGGATCATAGCGACCACCTGCAAAAGCAAGAAACGGTCTGGTGTAAACAGAAGTTGCGGCAGCGCTTTCTGGAAGAGGAATGAGACAGAGCACTTGTTAAGTTAGATGAAGGGAAGGTTTACCTATGGGATTGGACGCAGCAATGATCGTGCAGCGAGCCTGTAATGAGGTCACAATACCGGCCTTGGAGATAGAGATACTCTGCTGCTCCATGGCTTCGTGGATACTTGTCCTGTCCTGATCATTCATCTACAACATATCAGCAATTGTGAATTACACGCTATATTCAAGCAAACTGCAATAAGCAATTTCTGAAATTAATTTATAAGTTTGCCATTCTCTCCTTACAACAAGACAATATTTAAGTTCTGATCCCAAAACTGATATTATCTTTGATTTTGTAGCCAAACATTGGCATCCTGTGAATTCAGTTACCCATCTAACCCATGAACACAAGACACTGAGCGTTTAAAATCCTTTTCCTAAGCGGCACAACATTCCTCAAGTTCGTGAATCATTAAGAAGCCGCTAACCTTGTCAAACTCATCGATCAGGCACACGCCCCTGTCCGCCAGCACAAGGGCTCCGGCTTCCAGTGTCCATTCCTTGGTCACCGGGTGGCGCTGGACGTAGGCGGTCAGACCCACGGCGGAAGCTCCTTGGCCGGTGGTAAATACGGCTCTGCTGGAGACTTTCTCGATGTACTTCAGGAATTGGGATTTCGCCGTCCCTGGGTCACCGCACAGGAGGACGTTTATGTCCCCACGCACTTTGTGTTTACCTCCTGTCACAGACCAACAAAAAccaaagtttacatttttttttttttaagccaagtGTCCTTATGCCCTCTTTTGTTAATAGGACACACTAATATTGTGTATTTCTTCTTGTACACACCTGGATTCTTAGGCTCTCCTCCAAACAAAGCCAGCGCTAAGCCTCTCTTGATGTCCTCATGTCCATAGATGGATGGAGCCATGCTTGCGAAGATCTTCAAGGAGAAAGATGGAGACTGGTTATTGGCAGGTTCAAACAACAAATTAGGTTGACCGGTTTTGACTACGGAAGGACCAGATGATTCCACTAACTGGTCACCTCACCTTCTCTCCAATACGTTCATCTTTAGAAAGCGCCACGATGGATTTAACGTCCTCGTCCGTCAGTTCTCCCACCGCCACTTTGTCATCTTTCTTAGTGATGTGATTGGCCATAATAACGGTGGCAAATACGGGGAAACCGCTGGCTGTGTTGAGGGATCCATCATAGTTGTTGTGGTAGATACCGGTCAGCTCCTGTCATACAAAATAGGTTACACTTACTCCAAAGCAGCATTAAAGAGACAAACTCAGGTTCTACTTTACTGCACAGATGTGACAGTATTACCGGGTCTAATGTTCTTTGTTAGAGACATTTCTATACTATTTTATGCAGACTGAACTATTCTTCCTATGAGAAGTTTCCTGCCATGTGCCTGGACATCAAAGATCAGATTCACACTGCACTTACTATTTCATCCCCTGGTTTACAGCTGTCCACCAAGTCTGCGAGGAGAACGGCATCTTTGGAGCGAGGAAGCCGACCAGCTGCTACTTTCCCAGGACTCTCCTGTATAGTGATACGCTGATAGTTCTGGTACACAGTCTGGAAAAAGGCAGATGAGATAAATGTAAGTGGCACAATTACGGTTGGCATTTAAGAGAATGAACCCAGCTCTCCCTCCTCAGTTactgaaaaaaaacaatcaaagatTTTTGCAAGACAGCGAGAACCACAGAGGTCACAGTTCAAGCTCTTATTAGGACACACAGCTGTTAGCGGAGAACTGCAAAGACCGATCATGTCATTTCTGGAGACGTTACAATAAGACGACACATTATGATGCACTACCCAAAAGCCCACAACATACAAAAACGACCAACCTCCTCCATGTTGATCTCAAACGGTCCAAGGGACTGACACTCGGGACAAGAACCGGGCTTCACCTCCTGGTTCTGAGACTGGAAGAAAGGCCCCAGGATGAAATTACACTTGTTACAGTTGTATTTGACCATGCTGAGTTGCGGCAAGACCCCAGTACAGCAGGTCACCACGCCGCTGGTCCGGATCAGCTGATTCAGATGCAGCTGCCTGATGGGAGCGAAAAGGAGACATTAGCAGGCTGCAAATTAACaaatctctcacacacacacacatatatatatatatatatatattatataaaaaataggcTATGTACGCAATACTAAACCATATGAAATTCTTAAGATGCCCCTTTGATGATAGAAGAGTTATGTTTGTTATATACCTGAGCGATCTCAGCTCTTCCACAAGTGGGAGGTGAGAGATCCGGACGTGAATCTCACGGGCGATGCGGTCATACTTGGGGTACATAACTAACACCACCTCCTTGGCGGCCTCATCAAAAATCTTCAACATTTCGGCAGGGGCTTCCGGCAGGAAATAAGCCAAGACATGCTCACGGGCGGCCAGGTCTTCATAGTTTACCGCCAGGCTTTCTTTGTTGTCTGGACCAGGAAGAAATCAGGTCATTTGCATGTGCAAATATGTTGCATCTTACAGCCTACCTCCTGTAAATATTTTAATGGAACGCACAGGGGATCAGTCGGCCGGACACAGAAGAAGCCTTACCTTTACACATATCGCTGATCTTCTCTTTGAAGACATTGTGTCCATGCTCGTCTACGTGGGTCCTCAGGAAGTTTTTGAATCGATGGTAGATCTCCAAGCGGGTGGCAGCCATGGACACCCACTCTCTCACCGAGTGGCCCTTCATGTCCTCCAGATTTTCTATGCTTTCAATCATTTCTTCGTCTTCATCCGGGACGCCCTCTGCGGCACGCTCGGCCAGCCTTCGTTTCCGTGCGGGCCGGTCCTCCTCCTCATCGTCACTATCTAGTTATGGAATAAACGGAGAGTCTGTTTCTACATCGTGGGATTTAGAAAACTTTATTTTCTGCTGATAGACTTGAACAAACACAAGAAAGATTACCATGTTACTGGAAACTTCAGTGGGCACTTTTACAGTTTCCTACACAAAGCAGCTGTGTGTCTAGAAGACTAATTTCATGGGTGGTCTGAATGGGCAAGGTAGCActatggttagcattgctgtttcATTGTGCTGCAGTCATCAGTTCAATTGCCACCATGGccctacctgtgtggagtttgtatgttctctacgTATTTGTGAGAAATCATCTTCCGaaacagtatgtgtgtgtgtagactATTTTATAGACTTGTGTAGACTAATGTAGACTTTTcaagtttaatattttataaaggTATAGGTTTATAAACAgaaaatatgaataggttcccaatatagatgcaaagtgtgataacacacgtgctttacacaagtgtaatggtctgcaaccagacaggtgcgatacacatctatacaaaacacaagtcggTGATGTGCAGATACCGCACCaggtgggactggtacaggcatcacaaactTACATATACACGGCCCCAACGGAGCCCCAGGTCGatgaagtatcggaggattgtcatggatcggttggaaatttatacacactacacaatggaaaggagattggaaggaaaatattgaacggtgcGACCAACCAAGTGAGGCCACAAgcttccatttgggcagactttcgaccatggtGTCACTACGCACACTGACCCCACTTTCGAAtaagcggttgtatgtcggctggtgGAGCCGACTGGACAAAAAccccgtagtgtgtacccagcttaagttgcaTGTGCATGATTCCATAGAGAGACCAGGCACTGATCCCTGGGAGGcttgcattatttttattaaatttgggcAAACATCTCATTTCGTGGTTAGGTTAATGAGTGTAATAGATGTAGTGTATGCATTGGAAACTTGGCGCTTTCCAGCCCTTGGACTACAACCCTCACTATGGTTTTGCCAGGAGTAGCAACACAAACGACAGTGCGTTAAAACATACCGTAAAGAAGCCCCCTGCGCATACGTCCCAAATCGCGGCCCGTCTCTCGATCTCGCACTCTCATGGCCTGTTCCGCAGCGTCCCTCTGACTGGCGGTTAGGTCATCAACGTCTTCATCATCCAAGCCTTCCGCTTCATATATGTCCAGCtcagagatggggcgataatccctgaaaaccagaaaaaaacagattaaaCAAAGAACATTATTGTTTGCCTAATGTAGATGAGGCAATGTTCAAATCAACTAAGCAGTGTGGAATAAATACTATGAATAAAGTTTTGCACCTTTCCATGCCATCGCCAATGAGCTCCTCCCCATCTTCCTCCTCGTCCACCGGGAGAACTTCATCCCCCAAAAGACCGTCCGACTCATCCTCAAAAGGGGGAAGATCCCGGCCAGGGCTAGAAGTCAGCGCATCCCCACGTCTGGATCCTGTTCTGGGGCTTGTAGCAATGTTGAATGACTCAGAAGAATCCTGTAACGCAAAAATAATGTGATCAGTCTGCTATAAAGCTTAAGGTGTCAGATGTCATACTTTTTCATTTTCAATTTACTTACTGATTTATCAGCTGTTCAATTCTGCTAAATTTTACTTCAATGTAAGACACAGCAGCTCCAAATCACAACACCTCTGGTTTAGCAGTAGTCTTTGGCCACAATTTTGGAAGGGGTAACATAACTATCCAGCTTGCTCACGCTGGGTAGTAGCAGGTGCAAAACAACACCCCAGCTAAGTAATTATTTGGGCCCttgcattataaatatatatatatatatatatatatatatatatatatatacacatacatacacacacaaacatacacacaatttGGAGAACAGATTCAATTAGCTCATTTATCAGGCAGGTCAAAATTTATGACtaatgagcagcacagtggctcagaggttagcacttctgcctcacagcactggggcaattagcttgattcccgaccatggccttatctgtgtggagtttgtatgttctccccgtgtttgcgtgggtttcctccgggtgctccggtttcctcccacatcccaaaaacatactgatagcagccaattaacctatcaaaattcacccgtgtgtgtgtgttagggaatttagactgtaagccccaatggggcagcgactgatgtgaatgagttctctgtacagcgctgcagaatcagtggcgctatatattaataaatagtgaTGAAACAACTCAACTGCCCTACCCACAGCAGAAAAACATATCATGCACAGTCTTTTAAAGCATCTACACATTTAGGTTACAGAACAAGGCACATGTCACCAAATGCAGCAATCCATCCCAATAGGAAACATTTTTATTGGACATTTGAACTTTAGAAACAGAACATTTAAAAAGGTATAGTTTTAAATGACCAGATGCTGCTCCTTCTGTGCAACAATACTTATGacaagttattttaaaaattcacttttttttttaagataaatcCTGCAGACACGTGGGAGCCAGAGAGAGAGAATCAGGGAGCATGTAATGAGCTCCAGAAGCCAGACAGAgtattatacatataatataatgtatacacGTATATACCCTCACATCAGCCCTGTGATACACTGTACAACCCGGGACACTCCAGCTATTGTGCATCTAAAACCTCTGACACATGCGGCATGctgagacttatagttccacaacagctgacgAGCACAGGCTGTCTAAAGCCAGACGTAAACTTAATGCACAGTTCAGGCAGAGATGACACCGGGACAGCCCGGTTACCGGGCCGCTGTCTGATCGCACTCACCGCCATGGTCTCGCTGCTCGACTTTCTC
This window of the Mixophyes fleayi isolate aMixFle1 chromosome 8, aMixFle1.hap1, whole genome shotgun sequence genome carries:
- the MCM2 gene encoding DNA replication licensing factor MCM2, translated to MADSSESFNIATSPRTGSRRGDALTSSPGRDLPPFEDESDGLLGDEVLPVDEEEDGEELIGDGMERDYRPISELDIYEAEGLDDEDVDDLTASQRDAAEQAMRVRDRETGRDLGRMRRGLLYDSDDEEEDRPARKRRLAERAAEGVPDEDEEMIESIENLEDMKGHSVREWVSMAATRLEIYHRFKNFLRTHVDEHGHNVFKEKISDMCKDNKESLAVNYEDLAAREHVLAYFLPEAPAEMLKIFDEAAKEVVLVMYPKYDRIAREIHVRISHLPLVEELRSLRQLHLNQLIRTSGVVTCCTGVLPQLSMVKYNCNKCNFILGPFFQSQNQEVKPGSCPECQSLGPFEINMEETVYQNYQRITIQESPGKVAAGRLPRSKDAVLLADLVDSCKPGDEIELTGIYHNNYDGSLNTASGFPVFATVIMANHITKKDDKVAVGELTDEDVKSIVALSKDERIGEKIFASMAPSIYGHEDIKRGLALALFGGEPKNPGGKHKVRGDINVLLCGDPGTAKSQFLKYIEKVSSRAVFTTGQGASAVGLTAYVQRHPVTKEWTLEAGALVLADRGVCLIDEFDKMNDQDRTSIHEAMEQQSISISKAGIVTSLQARCTIIAASNPIGGRYDPSLTFSENVDLTEPIVSRFDILCVVRDTVDPVQDEMLARFVVGSHIKHHPSNKDMVNGDGEELVLPNTFGVDPLPQEVLKKYIIYAKEKVHPKLNQMDQDKVAKMYSDLRKESMATGSIPITVRHIESMIRMAEAHARMHLRDYVVEDDVNMAIRVMLESFIDTQKFSVMRSMRKTFARYLSFRRDNNELLLFILKQLVAEQVTYQRNRYGAQQDAIEVSEKDLVDKARQINIHNLSAFYDSELFKMNRFVHDVKKKLIIQQF